The proteins below are encoded in one region of Terriglobia bacterium:
- a CDS encoding acyltransferase: MGLGRGSAIYAPLMIRNPECIEVGERVLIRDGVRLEVVRDPYGRKPHLSIGSDTGIEQNVHIVCHSTIKIGIAVAIAANCAIVDVSHPFRDVTSTLKVAERIADEDSFVEIGDGAFLGYGAVILPNVRIGHRAVIGANSVVSRDVPDFGVAAGNPAVLLEVFDQQAQKWVKASRR; encoded by the coding sequence ATGGGTCTGGGCCGCGGGAGCGCCATTTACGCTCCGCTAATGATCAGGAATCCGGAATGCATCGAAGTCGGCGAACGGGTTCTAATACGGGACGGCGTGCGATTGGAGGTGGTACGTGACCCATATGGCCGAAAGCCACATCTGTCCATTGGGTCGGACACTGGAATTGAGCAGAATGTGCATATCGTTTGCCATAGCACTATAAAGATTGGGATTGCGGTGGCTATTGCTGCCAACTGCGCGATCGTGGATGTTTCGCACCCATTTCGCGATGTAACGTCAACCTTGAAAGTAGCTGAGCGAATAGCAGACGAGGACTCGTTCGTTGAGATTGGAGACGGAGCTTTCCTTGGCTATGGAGCAGTAATTCTACCCAATGTCCGAATTGGTCACCGAGCCGTGATCGGAGCCAATTCGGTAGTTAGTCGAGATGTGCCGGATTTTGGTGTAGCTGCCGGGAACCCCGCCGTCTTGCTGGAGGTATTTGACCAACAGGCTCAGAAGTGGGTCAAGGCTTCCAGGCGGTAG
- a CDS encoding class I SAM-dependent methyltransferase gives MAIPDFPSRPDLSGVGLSDWEGYASRLEKKLGYTNTFYHQHPFLDITSVDHSQAGLYDFIISTDVFEHICPPISKAFENARRLLKPGGVMIFTVPYVEGETREHFPETSRFSVQKKADKWVLLSETADGRTREFTDITFHGGPGTTVEFRLFGKDDLLRECINAGFNPIRIHEEAIQEYGIRWIPYVAERAPYRPLIFGLDTPPWALVNGSDTAMRKR, from the coding sequence ATGGCGATACCCGACTTCCCGAGTCGTCCAGACCTCTCCGGTGTCGGCTTGAGCGACTGGGAAGGCTATGCCAGTCGTCTGGAAAAGAAACTCGGCTACACAAACACTTTTTACCACCAACATCCATTTCTTGATATCACGTCAGTTGATCATTCTCAAGCCGGTCTTTATGATTTCATTATTTCAACGGATGTTTTCGAGCATATTTGCCCTCCTATTTCAAAAGCGTTTGAGAATGCACGTCGCCTGCTGAAACCAGGCGGCGTGATGATTTTCACCGTACCGTATGTCGAAGGGGAAACGCGTGAGCACTTCCCGGAAACCTCTCGGTTCAGCGTTCAAAAGAAAGCTGACAAGTGGGTGTTGTTAAGTGAAACCGCTGATGGTCGAACGCGAGAGTTTACGGATATTACTTTCCACGGAGGCCCAGGTACAACCGTGGAATTCCGGCTTTTCGGAAAGGACGATCTATTGAGGGAGTGCATAAATGCTGGGTTCAATCCCATCCGGATTCACGAGGAAGCGATACAGGAATACGGCATCCGATGGATTCCATATGTTGCGGAAAGAGCACCTTACCGCCCCTTGATCTTCGGCCTGGATACTCCTCCCTGGGCGCTTGTGAATGGCAGTGACACCGCAATGAGGAAGAGATGA
- a CDS encoding NAD-dependent epimerase/dehydratase family protein yields MKILISGGAGFIGTHVARRLLDNGYEVTVLDNFSEQIHGKDRELAPDLRGEVRLVVGDVRDEDAWRKALLGQEVVLHLAAETGTGQSMYRVRHYTDVNIAGTSTLVELLLAGNTQVQSLIVASSRAVYGEGAYKCGEHGTVYPAGRVVADMKKGEYEPKCPVCSLACLTIPTTEEAPFRPSSLYGLTKQVQEQMALLYAHTLGINGFALRCQNVFGPGQSLKNPYTGILAIFSNQARANEPIYIFEDGKESRDFVYIDDVVEATVRCVEAKPQPPAALNIGSGRSVSVQQVAEAIVRHFNSKSEVIVNGAFREGDIRHNTADLSRAKNVLGFSPAWKFADGLQEFLMWSERQDAGTALYEHSLAEMREKGLMHGK; encoded by the coding sequence ATGAAAATCCTGATTAGTGGAGGGGCGGGATTTATTGGTACTCACGTTGCGCGACGTTTGCTCGACAATGGGTACGAAGTAACCGTGTTGGACAATTTCAGTGAGCAGATCCATGGCAAAGACCGGGAATTGGCCCCTGATTTGCGCGGAGAAGTCCGTTTGGTGGTGGGCGATGTCCGCGATGAAGATGCATGGCGGAAAGCACTTCTAGGTCAGGAAGTAGTTCTCCACCTTGCAGCCGAGACAGGTACCGGCCAGTCAATGTACCGGGTTCGGCATTACACCGACGTGAATATTGCCGGAACCTCGACCCTCGTGGAACTGCTCCTCGCTGGAAATACACAGGTCCAAAGCCTCATTGTAGCTTCGTCGCGAGCCGTCTATGGAGAAGGAGCTTACAAATGCGGGGAACACGGTACTGTCTATCCCGCTGGCAGGGTCGTTGCCGACATGAAAAAAGGGGAATACGAACCGAAGTGCCCAGTCTGTAGCCTCGCCTGTTTGACTATCCCCACTACCGAGGAAGCTCCTTTCCGTCCTTCGTCTCTGTACGGACTGACCAAGCAGGTACAAGAGCAGATGGCTCTGCTGTACGCTCATACGCTCGGAATCAACGGCTTCGCTCTGCGGTGTCAAAATGTGTTTGGCCCTGGACAATCCCTCAAGAATCCCTATACCGGTATACTGGCTATTTTTTCGAATCAGGCTCGCGCAAATGAGCCAATTTACATTTTTGAAGATGGAAAAGAGAGCCGGGATTTTGTCTATATCGATGATGTGGTGGAAGCAACTGTTCGCTGCGTAGAGGCCAAGCCACAACCGCCTGCGGCGTTAAATATCGGTTCGGGCCGCTCTGTCAGCGTCCAGCAGGTTGCGGAAGCGATCGTGCGGCACTTTAACAGCAAATCTGAAGTAATCGTGAACGGCGCGTTCCGGGAAGGTGATATCCGCCACAACACGGCTGATCTCTCTCGGGCTAAAAATGTTCTCGGTTTTTCGCCGGCATGGAAGTTTGCTGACGGCCTTCAAGAATTCCTGATGTGGTCAGAGCGCCAGGACGCGGGCACCGCGCTTTATGAGCATTCTCTAGCGGAAATGCGGGAGAAAGGTTTGATGCATGGCAAGTAG
- a CDS encoding glycosyltransferase family 2 protein → MASSNKIGIVTVTYNSGKVLQDFLHCVFAQNHSNLVLFVIDNASADSTLQLLRDCVDPRLVIIANPDNRGVAEGNNQGIRAALEARCDSVLLINNDTVFDNDLVEKLSAGLSRHAADMTCPKMMYFDEPRRFWAAGGSFQPWFGYRIFQRGEVLDCGQYDQVEQVSYVPTCCVLIQAALFGRTGLMDAKYFVYMDDVDFMFRAHRVGAKLMYLPECKLLHKVSSLAGGKHSTVEIRYCTRNRVYFLIKSFGFLKALPWLLLYEAYLCARLVVLRDNIGMFKFKQQAFFNGLSMGH, encoded by the coding sequence ATGGCAAGTAGCAACAAGATCGGCATAGTCACGGTGACGTACAACAGCGGCAAGGTATTGCAGGATTTTCTGCACTGCGTTTTTGCCCAGAATCACAGCAACCTGGTCTTGTTTGTGATTGACAATGCATCAGCGGATTCAACACTGCAACTTCTTCGTGATTGCGTGGATCCCCGTCTGGTGATTATTGCAAATCCCGACAATCGCGGGGTCGCGGAAGGGAACAACCAGGGAATACGTGCCGCGTTGGAGGCGCGTTGCGATTCTGTTCTCCTCATAAATAACGATACTGTTTTCGACAATGACCTGGTCGAGAAGCTGTCGGCCGGCTTATCCCGACACGCGGCAGATATGACCTGCCCGAAAATGATGTACTTCGACGAACCAAGGCGCTTCTGGGCAGCTGGAGGGAGCTTTCAGCCCTGGTTCGGCTATCGAATTTTCCAGAGGGGAGAGGTCCTGGACTGCGGCCAGTACGACCAGGTTGAGCAGGTATCTTATGTACCCACCTGCTGTGTGCTGATTCAGGCAGCCCTTTTCGGCAGAACCGGACTGATGGATGCAAAGTACTTCGTCTATATGGATGATGTTGATTTCATGTTCCGTGCGCACCGCGTCGGAGCAAAGCTGATGTATCTGCCGGAGTGCAAGCTGCTGCACAAAGTGAGTTCACTCGCCGGCGGTAAGCATTCAACCGTCGAAATCCGTTACTGTACCAGGAATCGGGTCTATTTCTTGATCAAGAGCTTCGGTTTTCTGAAAGCGCTCCCCTGGCTGCTTCTCTATGAGGCATACTTGTGTGCGCGGCTGGTGGTTCTCCGCGACAACATCGGGATGTTTAAATTCAAGCAGCAAGCGTTTTTTAACGGATTGTCGATGGGGCATTGA
- a CDS encoding glycosyltransferase produces MANDFPYPPHHGAAVDIWGRILNLKRLGFTLDLIATVKSGPTQADIDAVQAVVSHLWILERDVRLSASLSLDPFQVRSRRALKQVTLAEKYDAVLLESEHVGPILENVRLQAKARILRSQNDEARYFRELSKSSRNWKERLFYKLEAVRFDKYSPALRAKCDLLWFISDWERTLHLRKSPTDVSKAVFLPPDPGSKIGSYAAFGKEVLFVGTLAVSLNVNALQWYVDHIHPRLSKLEGYSLTIAGRTGGVPIPALIKMVERYTNISFCPDPQDLSDLYSRAAVFVNPVLRGAGLKVKTINALQAGVAVVTTSIGMEGTGLVNGTHLLVADSVGEFAGSVERLLTDRSLAAKLVCSAQSFFAEEYNQERNIEQSLSAVLSIRPGDHQ; encoded by the coding sequence GTGGCAAATGATTTTCCGTATCCTCCGCATCATGGCGCCGCAGTTGACATTTGGGGACGCATTCTGAATCTTAAGCGGCTTGGATTTACTCTGGACCTTATTGCAACTGTTAAAAGTGGTCCCACCCAGGCGGATATTGACGCTGTCCAAGCTGTGGTTTCGCATTTGTGGATTCTCGAGCGCGACGTGAGATTGTCAGCGTCCTTATCTCTGGATCCCTTTCAAGTGCGCAGCAGGCGTGCGCTAAAACAGGTCACGTTAGCCGAGAAGTATGATGCCGTCCTCTTGGAATCCGAACATGTCGGCCCAATTTTGGAGAATGTCCGACTGCAGGCTAAGGCGCGCATCCTGCGGTCCCAGAATGACGAAGCCAGATATTTCAGGGAGCTGAGCAAAAGCAGCCGCAATTGGAAAGAAAGACTGTTCTATAAACTTGAAGCTGTTCGTTTCGATAAGTACTCACCCGCTCTCAGAGCAAAGTGCGATTTGTTATGGTTCATATCTGATTGGGAGAGAACTCTTCATCTTCGGAAGAGCCCGACCGATGTTTCAAAAGCCGTCTTCTTGCCTCCCGATCCGGGCAGTAAGATAGGTTCATACGCTGCTTTCGGCAAAGAGGTATTGTTTGTCGGTACACTCGCTGTATCGCTCAATGTGAATGCCTTACAATGGTACGTGGATCACATTCATCCACGCTTATCTAAACTCGAAGGCTATTCACTGACCATTGCTGGACGTACTGGTGGGGTTCCCATTCCCGCTTTGATTAAAATGGTTGAGAGATACACAAATATCTCCTTTTGTCCGGATCCGCAAGATTTGAGCGATCTCTACAGCAGAGCCGCAGTATTTGTGAATCCCGTTCTTCGTGGTGCCGGGCTCAAAGTCAAGACGATTAACGCGTTGCAGGCTGGAGTTGCAGTTGTGACTACCTCGATTGGGATGGAAGGCACTGGTCTTGTTAATGGTACACATTTGCTCGTGGCGGATTCGGTTGGCGAATTTGCGGGCAGCGTGGAAAGACTTCTCACGGACAGGTCACTTGCGGCTAAATTAGTTTGTTCCGCTCAATCTTTTTTTGCTGAAGAGTATAACCAGGAACGGAATATTGAACAGTCGCTTTCGGCTGTATTGTCTATTCGTCCCGGCGATCACCAATGA
- a CDS encoding glycosyltransferase family 2 protein: protein MTSPVVHGKKAVRVTCSLVLYQNQPEQVRLCIKSVLSSDLKVRLVVIDNSPLDKLRETAAGADYYFSGHNLGFGAGHNIAIRKLLSGSDYHLIVNPDVRFGSEVLNALYQFMQRNPDVGLVMPRVLYPGGEEQGLCKLLPTPSDLLIRRFGGPLRRSIFRAKMDRYLLRGVDLTSPRVVPSLSGCCMLVRTSLFEKVGLFDERYFLYMEDVDLCRRIGEVSKTMYFPDVAVFHEYQKGSYHNWLLTKHHISSAWKYFSKWGWFVDKTRDQLNQNGCEPV from the coding sequence ATGACAAGCCCGGTGGTGCACGGCAAAAAAGCCGTTAGGGTAACATGTTCACTGGTGCTGTACCAGAATCAGCCAGAGCAGGTGCGCTTATGTATTAAAAGCGTGCTATCCAGCGATCTCAAGGTTCGTCTGGTTGTGATTGACAACTCCCCGCTGGACAAACTTCGTGAGACAGCGGCCGGGGCGGATTATTACTTTTCAGGTCATAACTTGGGTTTCGGAGCAGGCCATAATATTGCCATTCGAAAATTGTTAAGTGGGTCGGATTATCATTTGATCGTCAATCCAGACGTCCGCTTCGGATCTGAAGTTCTCAACGCTCTCTATCAATTCATGCAACGCAATCCGGATGTTGGGCTTGTCATGCCTCGCGTCCTTTATCCGGGCGGGGAAGAGCAAGGTTTATGCAAGCTTTTGCCAACCCCTTCAGACTTGCTGATACGAAGATTTGGCGGGCCATTGAGGAGGTCGATTTTTCGCGCGAAGATGGATCGCTATCTTCTCCGGGGAGTGGACCTGACATCACCTCGGGTAGTGCCGTCGCTTTCTGGTTGTTGCATGCTTGTAAGGACGAGTTTGTTCGAGAAAGTTGGTCTCTTTGACGAAAGATACTTTCTCTACATGGAGGACGTTGATCTGTGTCGCCGCATCGGGGAAGTATCAAAGACAATGTATTTCCCTGACGTGGCTGTTTTTCATGAATACCAGAAGGGGTCTTACCATAACTGGTTGCTGACGAAGCATCACATCAGTTCGGCCTGGAAATACTTCAGCAAATGGGGTTGGTTTGTCGATAAAACGCGCGACCAATTGAATCAAAATGGCTGTGAACCCGTCTGA
- a CDS encoding chain length determinant family protein: MTGFGGPEVDTSETAESSNDVSLLDLLIVIGRRKKFLAASTLAVFALALIVTLLIPKRYTATTTVLPPQQGSSLSAALLSQMGNLGALGSLAGGSIGLKNPADMTIALLKSRSVEDAMIQRFDLMKLYKDKRLSDARKSLENHTSIDSNLKDGLIRIEIEDRDPQRAAEMANAYVDEYQRFSQHLAIGEAGQRRLFFERQLVEAKNNLAGAEEALKASQQKSGMIQLDSQAKALIESVAALRAQIAAKEVQIRSLSLSETPSNPDFLMAREQLAALQSQLRQIGGTQSGEDSDLIVPRGKIPQAGMDYIRKLRDVKYNEMIFELLAKQFELAKLDEAREGAIIQVVDAAVVPDKKSFPKISLIVPAVTFIWILLAIFGILFLEGIRRAGQRPEDYRRLQALRMMWQRDSHKS, encoded by the coding sequence ATGACCGGTTTTGGCGGTCCCGAAGTGGACACATCTGAAACGGCCGAATCGTCCAACGACGTCTCATTGCTTGACCTGCTGATCGTCATCGGCAGGCGGAAAAAGTTCCTGGCGGCCAGTACTTTGGCCGTGTTTGCGCTGGCCCTGATCGTCACCCTCTTGATCCCTAAGAGATATACGGCCACCACCACGGTTCTTCCGCCGCAGCAGGGATCGTCTCTGAGCGCCGCGCTCCTGTCCCAGATGGGCAACCTGGGCGCCTTAGGATCGCTGGCCGGAGGCAGTATCGGCTTGAAGAATCCAGCAGACATGACAATTGCCTTGTTGAAGAGCCGCAGCGTTGAAGACGCCATGATCCAGCGCTTCGATCTGATGAAGCTTTACAAGGACAAGAGGCTCTCCGACGCTCGCAAGTCGCTGGAGAATCACACTTCCATAGATAGCAACCTAAAGGACGGGCTGATTCGCATTGAGATTGAAGACCGCGATCCCCAGCGCGCTGCGGAGATGGCCAACGCCTATGTGGACGAGTACCAGAGGTTCTCGCAGCATCTGGCGATCGGGGAGGCGGGCCAGCGGCGGCTGTTTTTCGAGCGCCAACTGGTTGAGGCCAAAAACAACCTGGCCGGCGCGGAAGAGGCGTTAAAGGCGTCGCAGCAAAAAAGCGGCATGATTCAGCTGGATAGCCAGGCCAAGGCTCTGATCGAGTCGGTGGCCGCGCTGCGAGCGCAGATCGCCGCTAAAGAGGTGCAGATCAGGTCATTGAGCCTGTCTGAAACGCCCAGCAACCCTGACTTCCTGATGGCCCGGGAACAGCTGGCGGCATTGCAGTCACAGCTGCGGCAGATCGGCGGGACTCAGTCCGGCGAAGATTCTGACCTGATCGTTCCCCGGGGCAAGATTCCCCAGGCGGGGATGGACTACATCCGCAAGCTGCGTGACGTGAAATACAACGAGATGATCTTTGAGCTTCTCGCCAAACAGTTTGAGCTGGCCAAGCTCGATGAAGCTCGCGAAGGGGCGATTATCCAGGTAGTGGACGCTGCGGTCGTCCCGGACAAGAAATCCTTTCCGAAAATCAGCCTAATTGTTCCCGCTGTGACGTTCATCTGGATTCTTCTGGCGATCTTTGGAATTTTATTCTTGGAAGGCATCCGACGGGCTGGCCAGCGTCCGGAAGACTACCGCAGGCTGCAAGCCTTGAGAATGATGTGGCAAAGAGATTCCCACAAGTCGTAG
- a CDS encoding phosphatase PAP2 family protein has product MSVPESQSSTPDATGQQKQPSAKMSVKRVFLNLPGDQKAIWTSPFHLRFEDAPWVVPLAGATGLFFARDRSIMSREHSNLTAIDRSDNISNGGTIALAGVPAMMYVWGSLNGSGRSKETGLLTGEALINSFVVVEALKGVFGRERPTLPDGRGRFFQDFGDPSFPSLHSMLSWTAASVIAHEYPGWLSQTLAYGTASAVSVARVTGRKHFPSDVVIGGGLGWLIGRQVYNRHHNSDLDEADYGNFIPEGLHFEGPQTGTTYVPMDSWVYPEIDRLAALGYINTAESGMRPWTRSECARLVDEAGQAIDLHDSSKWGDIYKRLAAELSPELQGKQTQPNAFLEEAYTRVGFVSGSPLSDDYHFAKTFTEDFGRPFGKGVNDVTGASARTIVGRLAFYVRGEYQHAGMLSPLSATAQQAIANLEGLPFAPPQRTDTLDRFRLLDAYASFTFRDNVISFGNQTLWWGPGTDGPFLASNNAEPLPMLRISRAKPFVLPWIFRLIGAIRVEAFWGQLEGQQFVGFEDAAGNRHVIAAPLHPHPFIQGEKLSFKPTRNLEFGFGVTAVLSGPGFPLTLHSLLRSYSPTGNTIPGQPNDPGDRRSAFDFSYRIPGLRDWLTFYGDSFTEDEYSPIAFPRKSAFRTGLYMPRLPKLPKLDLRAEGIYTDIPNLGGVGVAYFNDHFLSGYTNYGQIIGNAIGREGRGLNLWTTYRFNASDNLQFHYRNQNVNPAFLEGGYLRDFDVSGTIVKMGSLILTASAKYEHWNFPLLSATPKTDIGVSLQVSFRPLHGFKLSKSN; this is encoded by the coding sequence GTGTCCGTTCCGGAATCACAGAGTTCCACGCCGGATGCCACGGGTCAGCAGAAGCAGCCTTCGGCCAAGATGTCAGTGAAAAGGGTATTCCTCAACCTTCCCGGAGATCAGAAGGCCATCTGGACATCGCCATTTCATCTGCGCTTCGAAGACGCTCCATGGGTGGTCCCTCTTGCCGGCGCGACCGGCCTCTTTTTCGCGCGCGATCGCAGCATCATGTCCCGCGAACACTCCAACCTTACGGCCATTGATCGGAGCGACAACATTTCCAACGGTGGCACGATCGCCCTCGCTGGCGTCCCAGCCATGATGTATGTGTGGGGAAGCCTCAACGGATCTGGACGTTCGAAAGAGACGGGTCTCCTGACAGGGGAAGCCCTGATCAACAGCTTCGTTGTCGTCGAAGCGCTGAAAGGCGTTTTCGGGAGGGAGCGCCCCACACTACCTGATGGACGGGGAAGGTTCTTCCAGGATTTCGGCGACCCTTCGTTTCCTTCCCTTCATTCGATGCTGAGCTGGACGGCGGCGTCAGTGATCGCACATGAATATCCTGGATGGCTGTCCCAAACCCTGGCGTATGGCACCGCGTCTGCGGTGAGCGTGGCGCGAGTCACCGGCCGCAAGCATTTCCCCTCTGATGTCGTCATTGGTGGCGGGTTGGGATGGCTGATCGGCCGGCAAGTTTACAACAGGCACCACAATTCCGATCTTGATGAGGCTGACTATGGGAACTTCATTCCCGAAGGCCTCCACTTCGAAGGACCCCAGACCGGAACAACCTATGTGCCGATGGACAGCTGGGTATATCCAGAAATTGATCGGTTGGCAGCTCTCGGCTATATCAACACTGCAGAATCAGGGATGCGCCCTTGGACTCGCTCTGAGTGTGCGAGGCTGGTGGATGAAGCAGGACAGGCAATTGATCTTCATGATTCCAGCAAATGGGGGGATATTTATAAGCGACTTGCGGCCGAGTTGTCCCCCGAATTGCAAGGAAAGCAAACCCAGCCGAACGCATTTCTGGAAGAAGCTTACACCCGTGTTGGCTTCGTCTCGGGCTCTCCTTTGTCGGATGATTATCACTTCGCTAAGACTTTTACCGAGGATTTCGGCCGGCCGTTTGGGAAAGGCGTGAACGATGTCACCGGCGCCTCGGCACGGACCATTGTGGGGCGGCTCGCTTTTTACGTTCGCGGGGAATATCAGCATGCGGGGATGCTTTCACCTCTAAGCGCGACCGCGCAACAGGCAATTGCCAATCTTGAGGGCTTGCCATTCGCCCCGCCGCAGCGTACTGACACGCTAGACCGTTTCCGCTTGCTCGATGCTTATGCTTCTTTTACTTTTCGCGACAATGTAATCTCGTTTGGTAATCAGACTCTTTGGTGGGGCCCGGGAACGGATGGCCCCTTCCTCGCCAGCAACAATGCTGAGCCTCTCCCAATGCTTCGCATCTCGCGAGCCAAGCCATTTGTGCTGCCATGGATATTCCGCCTGATCGGTGCGATTCGCGTGGAGGCGTTCTGGGGCCAGTTAGAAGGGCAGCAATTTGTTGGCTTTGAGGATGCCGCAGGGAATCGCCACGTGATCGCTGCACCGCTCCATCCTCACCCCTTTATCCAGGGCGAGAAGCTGTCGTTCAAACCAACGCGCAATCTGGAGTTCGGGTTTGGCGTAACTGCGGTCCTGAGCGGCCCAGGTTTTCCTCTAACACTGCACAGCCTGCTGCGCAGTTACTCGCCAACGGGGAATACCATTCCCGGTCAGCCCAATGACCCTGGTGATCGCCGGTCAGCTTTTGATTTTTCTTACCGCATTCCCGGCCTGCGCGACTGGCTCACGTTTTATGGCGATTCTTTCACCGAAGACGAATACTCTCCTATTGCTTTTCCTCGAAAATCGGCATTCCGCACTGGCCTCTACATGCCTCGGCTTCCCAAGCTTCCGAAACTCGATCTGCGCGCCGAAGGCATCTACACGGACATACCCAACCTGGGCGGCGTCGGAGTGGCTTATTTCAATGACCATTTTCTAAGCGGCTATACGAACTATGGACAAATCATCGGGAACGCGATTGGTCGGGAAGGGCGCGGGCTGAACCTCTGGACGACATACCGATTCAACGCCAGCGACAATTTGCAGTTTCATTACCGCAATCAAAATGTGAACCCGGCATTCCTGGAGGGAGGTTACTTGCGGGACTTTGATGTGAGCGGAACGATCGTCAAAATGGGAAGCCTGATTCTTACCGCTTCGGCCAAGTATGAGCATTGGAATTTTCCACTCTTATCGGCAACCCCAAAAACCGATATCGGTGTCTCGCTGCAGGTCAGTTTTCGCCCGCTGCACGGATTCAAGCTCTCTAAGAGCAACTGA
- a CDS encoding cytochrome P450, which yields MHSAAIDISSSLFKADPYPFYAQLRAEHPVFPVRLPDGQTAWLITRYDDALSALKDRRFSKDKLNAGQKQPWIPAYFKPLARNMLDLDDPDHARLRGLVHKAFTPKIVESMRQGIESLTEKLLDAAQPCGRMDLVQDYALPLPTAIIAQMLGVPAGEQHKFHRWSSAIVSSQSSKWGTVWAIPHAIAFLRFIRKLIRLRRNHPQSDLTSALAQAEEAGDKLNEDELFSMIFLLLIAGHETTVNLIANSALALLCHPDQMERLRCDPSLIEPAVEELLRFEGPVETSTERYALEDVLISGSTIPRGALVYVVLASANRDERQFENPDRLDITRQNNRHLAFGQGIHYCLGAPLARLETQIAINALLRRSPHLQLAVPVKEVRWKKGLVLRGLESLPVRF from the coding sequence ATGCACTCAGCTGCGATTGACATTTCAAGCTCACTATTCAAGGCGGATCCTTATCCCTTTTATGCGCAGCTGAGGGCCGAGCACCCAGTGTTTCCGGTGAGACTTCCTGATGGTCAAACGGCTTGGCTCATCACGCGCTACGACGATGCCCTCTCCGCCCTTAAAGACAGGCGATTTTCCAAGGATAAGCTGAACGCCGGTCAAAAACAGCCGTGGATACCGGCGTATTTCAAGCCACTTGCTCGCAACATGCTCGATCTGGACGATCCCGACCACGCACGTCTCCGCGGCCTTGTACACAAGGCCTTTACGCCCAAGATAGTAGAGAGCATGCGCCAGGGCATAGAGTCCCTGACAGAGAAATTGCTCGACGCCGCCCAGCCTTGTGGGCGCATGGATCTGGTACAAGACTATGCTTTACCCCTGCCCACCGCGATCATTGCGCAAATGCTGGGAGTGCCTGCGGGCGAGCAGCACAAGTTTCACCGCTGGTCGAGTGCAATTGTTTCTTCGCAATCTTCCAAGTGGGGTACAGTTTGGGCCATTCCCCACGCGATTGCCTTCTTGCGATTTATCCGCAAACTCATCCGTCTGCGACGAAACCATCCCCAGAGTGACCTAACCAGCGCCCTGGCGCAAGCAGAAGAGGCTGGAGATAAATTGAACGAGGACGAGCTGTTTTCGATGATTTTTCTGTTGCTCATCGCCGGCCATGAGACCACAGTCAATCTTATCGCCAACAGCGCTCTGGCTCTCCTGTGCCATCCCGACCAAATGGAGAGGCTGCGTTGCGACCCTTCTTTGATTGAGCCGGCAGTAGAGGAATTACTGCGCTTTGAAGGCCCCGTGGAGACATCTACCGAGCGGTATGCGTTGGAGGATGTGTTGATTTCTGGCAGCACGATACCGCGAGGCGCGCTGGTATACGTGGTGCTGGCTTCCGCTAACCGTGATGAACGGCAGTTCGAAAATCCCGACAGGCTGGACATCACTCGCCAGAATAACCGCCATCTGGCCTTCGGCCAGGGAATTCACTATTGCCTGGGTGCTCCGCTCGCGCGACTTGAAACTCAGATTGCAATCAATGCCTTGCTAAGACGCTCTCCTCATCTGCAGCTGGCGGTGCCGGTGAAAGAAGTCCGCTGGAAGAAGGGATTGGTTCTGCGGGGACTCGAATCGCTGCCAGTAAGGTTCTAG
- a CDS encoding OsmC family protein: protein MEPFPHHYTASASANLEGNVAVDAPRLPRLVSAPPAEFGGPGDRWSPETLLVAAVADCFVLTFRAIAAVSNLSWISLNCEVVGTLNKVDRVTQFTGFAVRVRLLVAPEINKEQALRLLTRAEQTCLVTNSLKAKCQLEPLVDVATSQ from the coding sequence ATGGAACCATTTCCTCATCACTATACTGCTTCCGCGTCCGCTAATTTGGAGGGCAATGTTGCAGTTGACGCACCACGATTGCCCAGGCTCGTCTCTGCTCCACCCGCTGAGTTTGGCGGACCGGGCGACCGCTGGTCCCCCGAAACTTTGCTCGTCGCTGCGGTGGCAGACTGCTTTGTACTGACTTTCCGAGCGATTGCCGCGGTGTCGAATCTGTCCTGGATTTCTCTGAATTGTGAGGTTGTTGGCACCCTGAATAAGGTAGACCGCGTGACGCAGTTCACCGGATTTGCCGTTCGTGTGCGCCTTCTAGTGGCTCCTGAAATCAACAAAGAACAGGCACTCCGGCTCTTAACGCGAGCCGAACAGACCTGTTTGGTCACTAATTCGCTTAAGGCTAAGTGCCAGCTTGAGCCTTTAGTTGATGTCGCGACATCTCAATGA